One Ignavibacteria bacterium genomic region harbors:
- a CDS encoding DUF433 domain-containing protein, which produces MHDRISINPNICHGKACIKGTRIMVSVILDNLAEGVSEEEILKGYPSLTKEDIRAAIGYASDLAHERILEFA; this is translated from the coding sequence ATGCACGATAGAATTTCAATCAATCCAAATATTTGTCACGGAAAAGCGTGTATAAAAGGAACGCGGATTATGGTTTCCGTAATATTGGATAACTTAGCAGAAGGAGTTTCAGAAGAAGAAATTTTGAAAGGTTATCCATCGCTTACAAAAGAAGATATTCGCGCGGCAATTGGTTACGCATCAGATTTAGCGCATGAACGCATTTTGGAATTTGCGTAA